One genomic segment of Tripterygium wilfordii isolate XIE 37 chromosome 9, ASM1340144v1, whole genome shotgun sequence includes these proteins:
- the LOC120005543 gene encoding VAMP-like protein YKT61, protein MKITALLVLKCDGEGSDPIILANASDVSHFGYFQRSSVKEFLVFVGRTVARRTPPGQRQSVQHEEYKVHAYNSNGLCALGFMDDHYPVRSSFSLLNQVLDEYKKNFGESWRTIQADSTQPWPYLTEALAKFQDPAEADKLLKIQRELDETKIILHKTIDSVLARGEKLDSLVEKSSDLSAASQMFYKQAKKTNQCCTIL, encoded by the exons ATGAAGATCACGGCACTTTTGGTATTGAAGTGCGATGGAGAAGGATCGGATCCGATCATACTGGCAAACGCCTCCGATGTCAGCCACTTTGGCTACTTTCAGAGGTCGAGCGTCAAGGAGTTCCTTGTCTTCGTCGGTCGCACCGTCGCCAGGCGAACCCCTCCTGGCCAGCGTCAATCAGTACAGCACGAAG AGTACAAGGTGCATGCTTATAACAGCAATGGCCTCTGTGCGCTGGGTTTTATGGATGATCACTATCCAGTTAGGAGTTCGTTTTCCCTTCTTAATCAG GTGCTAGACGAGTACAAGAAGAATTTTGGTGAATCATGGAGGACTATACAGGCAGATAGCACACAACCATGGCCTTATTTGACCGAAGCATTGGCTAAATTTCAG GACCCTGCTGAGGCGGACAAGTTGTTGAAAATTCAGAGGGAGTTGGATGAGACAAAAATCATTCTT CATAAAACTATTGATAGCGTGCTTGCGCGAGGTGAGAAGCTGGACAGTTTAGTTGAGAAGAGTTCAGATCTGAGTGCAGCATCTCAG ATGTTCTACAAGCAAGCAAAAAAGACCAACCAGTGTTGTACCATACTGTAA
- the LOC120005544 gene encoding temperature-induced lipocalin-1-like translates to MAAKKETEVVRNLDVERYMGRWYEIASFPSFFQPKNGVNTRATYTLKDDGTVNVLNETWNDGKKSSIEGTAYKADPNSDEAKLKVKFYVPPFLPIIPVTGDYWVLYIDDDYQYALIGGPTKKYLWILCRQTHLDDEIYSMLLQKATDEGYDVSKLHKTPQSDPPPEGVEGPVDKKGFWWIKSIFGK, encoded by the exons ATGGCAGCTAAGAAAGAAACTGAAGTGGTGAGGAATTTGGATGTAGAGAGGTACATGGGTAGGTGGTATGAGATTGCATCATTTCCTTCATTTTTCCAGCCCAAGAATGGAGTGAATACAAGAGCTACCTACACTTTGAAGGATGATGGGACTGTGAATGTTCTCAATGAGACATGGAATGATGGGAAGAAGAGTTCTATAGAAGGGACTGCTTATAAGGCTGATCCTAACAGTGATGAAGCCAAGCTGAAAGTGAAATTCTATGTGCCTCCCTTCTTGCCCATCATTCCTGTAACAGGGGATTACTGGGTTTtgtatattgatgatgattatcAGTATGCCTTGATTGGAGGACCTACCAAGAAGTATCTCTGG ATACTTTGCAGACAGACGCATCTGGACGATGAGATCTACAGCATGCTTCTGCAGAAGGCCACAGATGAGGGCTACGATGTGAGCAAACTGCACAAGACTCCACAGAGTGATCCACCTCCGGAAGGTGTCGAGGGTCCTGTAGATAAAAAAGGTTTCTGGTGGATCAAATCCATATTCGGGAAGTAG
- the LOC120006444 gene encoding lysosomal Pro-X carboxypeptidase translates to MRGREIMGSSTTSLLLLLFLYSTNVATATTVKSLPALFPRATYQSLSENPKKLKPKIPYKTHYFPQILDHFTFHPRSYKIFHQKYLINDRSWQRGGPIFVYTGNEGDIDWFASNTGFLLDIAPKFHALLVFIEHRFYGESLPFGDDSYKSAETLGFLTSQQALADFAVLIRSLKQNLSTEASPVVVFGGSYGGMLAAWFRLKYPHIAIGALASSAPILQFDDITPWSSFYDAVSQDYKEASSNCYEVIKGSWAEVESVAHKEGLAELSRNFRACKRIKSMYSARDWLEEAFVYTAMVNYPTESNFMMPLPPYPVEKMCKIIDGLPSTASKLSRVFAAASLYYNYSATEKCFQLENEPDSHGLHGWDWQACTEMMMPMSCSNDSMFPSYDFDYKEAKKDCKKSFGVTPRPHWITTEFGGKRIDQVLKRFGSNIIFFNGMQDPWSRGSVLKNISRSIVAIVAEKGAHHVDLRAATKDDPDWLVDVRKQEVEIIKSWIDEYYADLKQRYNNE, encoded by the exons atgagagggagagagataatGGGTTCTTCTACAAcgtctcttcttctccttctctttctctaCTCCACCAATGTTGCAACAGCTACAACCGTAAAATCACTGCCAGCACTTTTTCCCCGAGCAACCTATCAATCCTTGAGTGAGAATCCTAAGAAGTTGAAACCAAAGATTCCGTACAAGACCCACTACTTCCCTCAGATTCTAGACCACTTCACTTTTCATCCAAGAAGCTATAAAATTTTCCACCAAAAGTACTTGATCAACGATCGATCCTGGCAAAGGGGAGGACCAATTTTTGTTTATACTGGCAATGAAGGTGACATTGATTGGTTTGCTTCCAACACTGGGTTCTTGCTCGACATTGCTCCCAAGTTCCATGCCCTCCTAGTTTTCATCGAA CATAGATTTTATGGGGAATCACTGCCATTTGGAGATGACTCTTACAAGTCAGCTGAGACATTGGGGTTCTTAACTTCACAGCAAGCATTGGCTGATTTTGCAGTTTTGATAAGGAGTTTGAAGCAGAATCTGTCCACTGAAGCATCTCCTGTGGTGGTCTTTGGTGGTTCCTATGGAGGAA TGCTGGCAGCATGGTTCAGACTGAAATACCCACATATAGCTATTGGTGCCTTGGCCTCTTCAGCCCCTATTCTGCAGTTTGATGACATTACACCATGGTCAAGCTTTTATGATGCAGTTTCCCAGGACTATAAg GAAGCAAGCTCGAATTGCTATGAAGTGATCAAGGGAAGCTGGGCAGAGGTTGAGTCAGTAGCTCACAAGGAAGGTTTAGCTGAACTAAGCAGAAATTTCAGGGCTTGCAA GCGCATTAAGTCAATGTATTCAGCTCGGGACTGGTTAGAGGAAGCTTTTGTTTACACTGCTATGGTGAATTACCCAACGGAGTCCAATTTTATGATGCCATTACCTCCATATCCTGTGGAGAAG ATGTGCAAGATTATTGATGGATTACCATCCACAGCTTCCAAGCTTAGCAGGGTTTTTGCTGCTGCAAGCCTTTATTACAACTATTCAGCAACTGAAAAGTGCTTCCAGTTGGAAAATGAACCCGACTCTCATGGTCTTCATGGTTGGGACTGGCAG GCATGTACAGAAATGATGATGCCAATGAGTTGCTCAAACGATAGCATGTTTCCTTCATATGATTTTGACTACAAAGAGGCCAAAAAGGACTGCAAGAAGAGCTTTGGCGTTACCCCTCGACCTCATTGGATAACTACTGAATTCGGGGGAAAA AGAATTGACCAAGTATTGAAGAGATTCGGTTCCAACATTATATTTTTCAATGGAATGCAAGACCCTTGGAGCAGAGGAAG TGTTCTGAAGAACATATCTCGCAGCATTGTTGCTATTGTCGCGGAGAAAG GAGCACATCACGTCGATCTCCGAGCAGCGACAAAAGATGACCCAGATTGGCTTGTAGACGTGAGGAAGCAAGAAGTCGAGATTATTAAGAGTTGGATAGATGAATACTATGCTGATCTAAAACAACGTTACAACAATGAATGA
- the LOC120005741 gene encoding uncharacterized protein LOC120005741, whose translation MSRRSGACLRCCLVIFAIVSALAVCGPALYWKFKKGVRLGGSASSSSCPPCICDCPPPLSLLKIVPGLANLSVTDCGSNDPELKQEMEKQFVDLLTEELKLQEAVVEEHNHHMNITLAEAKRVASQYQKEAEKCNAATETCEEAREWAVASLTKEKKLTSLWERRARQLGWGGE comes from the exons ATGTCAAGGCGATCAGGGGCTTGCTTGAGGTGTTGTTTGGTGATTTTTGCGATAGTATCAGCTCTGGCCGTGTGTGGCCCTGCTCTCTACTGGAAATTCAAGAAGGGCGTGAGATTGGGTggttctgcttcttcttcttcttgcccTCCTTGCATCTGTGATTGTCCACCTCCTCTTTCCCTTCTTAAGATTGTTCCGG GGTTGGCCAATCTCTCAGTCACAG ATTGTGGAAGTAATGACCCGGAACTCAAGCAGGAGATGGAAAAGCAGTTTGTCGACCTCCTAACGGAGGAATtaaaattgcaagaagctgTTGTTGAAGAGCACAACCACCATATGAACATCACACTGGCCGAGGCAAAAAGGGTGGCTTCCCAGTACCAGAAGGAAGCAGAAAAATGCAATGCTGCCACAGAAACATGCGAGGAGGCAAGAGAATGGGCTGTGGCATCGCTTACAAAGGAGAAAAAGCTTACTTCCTTGTGGGAGAGAAGAGCCCGCCAACTAGGCTGGGGTGGAGAATAA